In Sebastes fasciatus isolate fSebFas1 chromosome 15, fSebFas1.pri, whole genome shotgun sequence, a genomic segment contains:
- the znf106a gene encoding zinc finger protein 106 translates to MARERKCILCETVHSAKQEMDEHMRSMLHHRELEKLKGRDCGHECRVCKVTVVSLTDYASHISSPTHKQNVEAAEQKHAGNDRDEDYFDRALVDLIENRKEKIRKEKEAAAAAKLAKEEDRKRKEEFQQKLKEAKERYRLDCAWKQQSQAGFGGSSHNKTWYRSNQCNAIAGEAQPWQHSRQGKSATWHAQEPPNFQKWASGEFGAVNFHSQEGLGNRQWDQGAICGNQRSRLPWLSNGGSSNGVYGRNNISQNLQWSRPPSLLGPCPAYPPPPNLFARALNPFQNTGNELGGQQGDGLQNKEGQTAEPDHSSSKSSKTFGSNPKLDKACRWSPYPVTKGSESVPHKDANSLEKSTKVHNPQKQDKAQETSALNRQSRPEQKPGQLSSSGQSVEEKGKHKKNPKTKPRDGSNSSSSRSSSTQRDGHQNATSGPSNQKANKKLPHKDWKMSSVPGLNSGAQLSSQAHAQSKSKQSEFSPQAPPVGLLQLRKEQQLLETFRKARKIVCEKRGSLDSCRNNRMETLLHNVEEQQRDQSQIGVNKENRQSAAKPNLPESVRPEKPTLQSSDSSQFLQSLQVSTSTMESSEPAASSRGDEENRRRAEETSPVAPDEAMQAGQSSESDTSRSGEAQTVSGSNASGLSKLDLPPVLKRDLTKHISSKSKTGGHEPNLNIARRVRNLSESRRSDTEKDSGLKPTVRQLISSSGSRRNVNWDQVYQEVRKKQDKGKGMPRFGIEMVPIDQEDQSQEDQSQEEEGIPLVEGFQWESLMDNPASRKRSLSESSIAPASTHSLFTSFMSKETEQREALSSEPQASSGSPNPKDNQREEKEVEQMLGQFEAKAKKQPEKLTSVTVKALQRSDSVLGDSSSGTELYDGQGTGKRRRAAGDVPSAETSCLEHNSKRRKVKSKKERSQIDQLLAVSLREEELSRSLQTMDTSLIQARAVLEAAYIEVQRLMVVKQQMSGEMTTLRNKRIELLKGMQGGLDGAPQIKLKEEKMDSVEAEPHTPSSMLLPAVTDTAAAAPCPSPPASPPSSSLPFMPVVIKQEPQSPVHVSSAMDPVDDMTHCAHSTTPELHPLHFCSSDPCASETLADPANFHPSPDRKSEPYQTNTDHNWENFNTPADCKESLSGLVETMEKAIQATRNSLPDSKSPLKSLLASRRSSEVGSVVDCAATPSFEPSSAPSVLNLPPSPPELRSGKRVRKLKKRKVLKKAQGTEQPESSDTEIDGEGLRPRWLRPRRRPSGSSQVSTSTPPSEDREGDVNMELVEEASRRLFPTDTLEKEDPKHMVELPQAAPAELTMNLESEESMEVTAACQQQQHTDTLVPASPPVQIPDSSRPEPQSLACNEVTSTSDMDVCRSSESDLPFPITSPKISKISSDASSDHGEDDLPTEGVFEGHQEAVNAMQIYNGLLYTCSGDRTVKAFDLVSHKCVGVFEGHSSKVSCLLVSAAPSLHHRLYSGSSDQTICCYSLKTRELEQQFHLPDRVLCLHSRWRTLYAGLANGTVVTFNLKTNKQMDVFECHGPRSVSCLASSQEGARRILLVGSYDSTISVRDAKSGLLLRTLEGHTKTVLCMKVINDLVFSGSSDQCVYAHNIHTGELVRVYKGHSHAVTVVSVLGKVMVTACLDKLVRVYDLQSHDQLQVYGGHKDMVMCMSIHKNMIYTGCYDGSVQAVKLNLMQNYRCWWHGCSLVFGMMEHLKQHLINDHTSTNSQTLKCRWKNCEEFFCARNSSKQGMPVHMQKHAAEETALEP, encoded by the exons ATGGCGAGAGAAAGAAAGTGCATCCTCTGTGAAACAGTCCACTCCGCCAAGCAG GAGATGGATGAGCACATGAGAAGTATGCTGCACCACCGTGAGCTGGAGAAGCTCAAAGGCCG GGACTGCGGACACGAGTGCAGAGTGTGCAAGGTGACGGTGGTGAGTCTGACCGACTATGCCAGCCACATTTCCAGCCCCACACACAAGCAGAACGTGGAAGCCGCAGAGCAAAAGCATGCTGGGAACGACCGTGACGAGGACTACTTCGACCGGGCGTTGGTGGACCTGATCGAGAACAGAAAGGAAAAGATCAG gaaagaaaaggaggctgctgctgctgcaaagcTGGCAAAAGAAGAAGATCGAAAGAGAAAGGAGGAGTTCCAGCAGAAGTTAAAAGAAGCTAAGGAGCGTTACCGGCTGGACTGTGCCTGGAAGCAGCAATCACAGGCGGGGTTCGGTGGATCCAGTCACAACAAAACTTGGTACAGAAGCAACCAATGTAATGCCATAGCAGGGGAGGCACAACCCTGGCAGCACAGTAGACAGGGGAAGAGCGCCACCTGGCACGCTCAAGAGCCGCCCAACTTTCAGAAATGGGCATCTGGAGAGTTTGGTGCTGTAAACTTCCATAGCCAGGAAGGTTTGGGTAACAGGCAGTGGGATCAGGGCGCGATTTGTGGCAATCAACGGAGTCGACTGCCCTGGCTCAGCAACGGAGGCAGCAGTAACGGGGTCTATGGTCGAAACAATATTTCCCAGAACCTACAATGGAGCCGGCCCCCGAGCCTTCTCGGGCCTTGTCCTGCGTATCCACCTCCACCCAATTTATTTGCGCGGGCTCTTAACCCGTTTCAAAATACAGGCAATGAGCTGGGCGGTCAGCAGGGTGATGGGCTTCAGAATAAGGAGGGGCAAACAGCAGAACCGGACCACAGCAGCAGTAAGAGCTCTAAGACCTTCGGTAGCAATCCGAAGCTGGACAAAGCCTGTCGCTGGTCACCTTATCCAGTCACAAAGGGTTCTGAATCTGTACCCCACAAGGATGCAAACTCATTAGAGAAGTCCACGAAAGTCCATAATCCCCAGAAACAAGACAAGGCACAGGAAACCAGCGCTTTGAACAGGCAATCACGACCTGAACAGAAACCGGGGCAGCTGAGCTCCAGTGGACAAAGTGTGGAAGAGAAAGGGAAGCATAAAAAGAACCCCAAAACCAAACCCAGAGATggaagcaacagcagcagcagtagaagcAGCAGCACTCAGAGAGATGGCCACCAGAACGCCACATCTGGTCCCTCCAATCAGAAGGCAAACAAGAAATTGCCACATAAAGATTGGAAGATGTCCTCAGTTCCTGGTCTCAACAGCGGAGCACAACTCAGCAGTCAAGCGCACGCACAGTCAAAATCAAAGCAGAGTGAGTTCAGCCCCCAGGCTCCGCCTGTCGGGCTCCTTCAGTTGAGGAAAGAACAGCAGCTCCTAGAAACATTCAGGAAAGCGAGAAAGATTGTGTGCGAAAAGAGAGGCTCTTTGGATAGCTGTAGAAACAACAGGATGGAAACGTTGCTGCACAatgtggaggagcagcagagggaTCAGAGTCAGATAGGAGTGAATAAAGAAAACAGGCAGAGCGCAGCTAAACCAAATCTACCTGAGTCTGTCAGGCCAGAAAAGCCCACATTGCAATCTTCAGACAGCAGCCAGTTTCTCCAATCACTGCAAGTCAGCACCTCGACCATGGAGAGCTCAGAGCCGGCAGCCTCGAgccgaggagacgaggagaacaggaggagagcGGAGGAAACAAGCCCGGTGGCACCAGATGAAGCCATGCAGGCCGGGCAGAGCTCCGAGAGCGACACCTCCAGAAGCGGTGAAGCTCAGACGGTCTCAGGGTCAAACGCGTCAGGTCTTTCCAAACTCGACCTGCCTCCCGTCCTGAAACGTGATCTGACCAAACACATCAGTTCCAAGAGCAAAACAGGTGGCCACGAGCCCAACCTGAACATCGCCAGACGGGTGAGAAACCTGAGCGAGTCgcggaggagtgacacggaaaAGGATTCCGGACTCAAACCGACTGTACGGCAGCTCATCAGCTCCTCCGGGTCTCGACGCAACGTGAACTGGGATCAGGTGTACCAGGAGGTCAGGAAGAAGCAGGACAAAGGGAAAGGCATGCCAAG GTTCGGGATCGAGATGGTGCCGATCGACCAGGAGGACCAGAGCCAGGAAGACCAGAGCCAGGAGGAAGAGGGCATTCCCCTGGTGGAGGGTTTCCAGTGGGAGTCGTTGATGGACAACCCCGCCTCCCGAAAACGCTCCTTATCAGAAAGCAGCATCGCTCCTGCGTCCACTCACTCCCTGTTTACATCCTTTATGTCAAAGGAGACGGAGCAAAGAGAGGCCCTCAGCTCAGAGCCGCAGGCGTCCTCCGGTTCTCCAAATCCCAAAGACAATCAGCGTGAAGAGAAAGAGGTGGAGCAGATGCTCGGCCAGTTTGAGGCTAAAGCAAAGAAGCAGCCGGAGAAGCTGACCTCTGTGACGGTGAAGGCCCTCCAGCGGTCTGATTCGGTGCTCGGGGACAGCAGCTCGGGGACAGAGCTGTACGACGGCCAGGGgacagggaagaggaggagagcagccGGG GACGTTCCAAGTGCAGAGACGTCTTGCTTGGAACACAACAGCAAAAGAAGGAAAGTCAAATCCAAAAAAG AGCGTTCACAGATCGACCAGCTGCTAGCTGTGTCTCTGCGGGAGGAAGAGCTGAGTCGCTCGCTGCAGACCATGGACACCAGCCTGATTCAGGCCCGCGCTGTGCTGGAGGCCGCCTACATAGAGGTGCAGCGTCTCATGGTGGTTAAACAGCAG ATGTCTGGAGAGATGACCACACTGAGAAACAAGCGCATCGAGTTACTGAAAGGGATGCAAG GTGGTTTGGACGGTGCACCTCAGATCAAACTGAAAGAAGAAAAGATGGATTCAGTAGAAGCTGAGCCACACACGccctcctccatgctgctccccGCTGTCACggacactgctgctgctgctccctgtCCGAGTCCTCctgcctcccctccctcctccagcCTTCCCTTCATGCCCGTAGTTATCAAGCAGGAGCCTCAGTCTCCGGTCCACGTCAGCTCAGCGATGGATCCCGTGGACGATATGACCCACTGTGCTCACAGCACCACTCCAGAGCTGC ACCCTCTCCATTTCTGTTCATCTGATCCATGTGCTTCTGAAACTCTTGCAGATCCTGCCAATTTCCATCCATCTCCTGACAGAAAGTCTGAGCCGTACCAAACTAACACAGATCATAACTGGGAGAACTTTAACACGCCTGCAGACTGCAAAGAGAGCTTGTCAGGTCTGGTTGAGACCATGGAAAAGGCCATACAGGCAACCAGGAACTCTCTGCCTGACTCCAAATCCCCCCTAAAGTCTCTCTTGGCCAGCAGGAGGAGCTCTGAGGTGGGGAGTGTTGTTGACTGCGCAGCCACACCGTCCTTTGAGCCCTCCTCAGCCCCCTCAGTCCTCAACCTGCCTCCCTCTCCGCCTGAACTGAGGAGCGGGAAGCGCGTGAGGAagctgaagaagaggaaggtgttGAAGAAGGCCCAAGGGACGGAGCAGCCCGAGAGCAGCGACACCGAGATAGACGGAGAGGGCTTGAGGCCGCGGTGGCTTCGACCACGCAGGAGACCCAGCGGGAGCTCCCAGGTCAGCACCTCCACTCCGCCGTcagaagacagagagggagatgtgAACATGGAGCTGGTTGAGGAGGCCTCCAGGCGCCTGTTTCCGACCGACACACTTGAGAAGGAAGACCCCAaacacatggtggagcttcCCCAGGCGGCCCCCGCTGAGCTCACGATGAACCTGGAATCAGAAGAAAGCATGGAGGTCACCGCCgcctgtcagcagcagcagcacacggACACCCTAGTTCCAGCTTCCCCTCCGGTCCAGATCCCAGACTCCTCCAGACCTGAGCCGCAGAGCCTCGCCTGCAACGAGGTCACCTCCACCAGCGACATGGACGTGTGCCGGTCCTCCGAGAG TGACTTGCCGTTTCCCATCACGTCACCCAAGATATCAAAGATCTCATCAG acGCGTCCTCTGACCACGGTGAGGACGATTTGCCCACTGAGGGTGTGTTCGAGGGCCACCAGGAGGCGGTGAACGCCATGCAGATCTACAACGGGCTGCTGTACACGTGTTCAGGAGACCGGACCGTCAAAGCCTTCGACCTGGTG AGCCATAAATGTGTCGGTGTGTTTGAGGGTCACAGCTCCAAAGTGAGCTGCCTGTTGGTGTCCGCGGCTCCCAGTCTGCATCACCGCCTTTATTCTGGTTCCAGTGACCAGACCATCTGCTGCTACAGTCTCAAG ACTCGAGAGCTGGAGCAGCAGTTCCATCTGCCAGACCGAGTCCTGTGCCTCCACAGTCGATGGAGGACTTTATACGCCGGTCTGGCAAACGGCACGGTGGTGACCTTTAACCTCAAG acAAACAAGCAGATGGACGTGTTCGAGTGCCACGGGCCGCGATCCGTTAGCTGTCTGGCCTCGTCACAGGAGGGAGCCCGGAGGATCCTGCTGGTCGGCTCCTACGACAGCACCATCAGCGTGAGAGACGCCAAGAGCGGCCTGCTGCTGCGCACGCTGGAGGGACACACCAAGACGGTGCTCTGCATGAAG gtgatCAATGACCTGGTATTTAGCGGCTCCAGTGATCAATGTGTCTACGCACACAACATCCAT ACAGGAGAGCTGGTGCGGGTCTACAAGGGCCACAGTCACGCTGTCACTGTGGTGTCCGTCCTGGGGAAGGTGATGGTGACAGCCTGTCTGGACAAACTGGTGCGCGTCTACGATCTACAG TCTCACGACCAGCTGCAGGTCTACGGTGGACACAAGGACATGGTGATGTGTATGTCGATCCACAAGAACATG ATCTACACCGGTTGTTACGACGGCAGCGTGCAGGCCGTCAAGCTGAACCTGATGCAGAACTACCGCTGCTGG TGGCACGGCTGTTCGCTGGTGTTCGGGATGATGGAGCATCTGAAGCAGCACCTGATCAACGACCACACCAGTACCAACTCCCAGACGCTCAAATGCCGCTGGAAAAACTGTGAAGAGTTTTTCTGTGCACGCAACAGCTCCAAgcag GGGATGCCGGTGCACATGCAGAAACACGCAGCGGAGGAGACTGCACTGGAGCCTTAA